The genomic interval GTTGATAAGAATGGCAACTAGGCACGATAGCGGTGTGGGGTAGGTACGTCAGTCAAGCTTCCCGCTTTTGTTCCCGCAGCCCCACTTCCCCAGATGCCGAGGCCCACCCCAGCCACTTGCTGGACAAGGGTCCGTTGTTGTGTCTATCAACGACAAGTGAGCTTCAAGATGATATGGCAGTGGTTATCAGTTTCTGCTGAGTAGATAGTCTTATGAAGAACCTATTGAGAATTTCTTAAAATAAAGTCAGCATCTAAAATACGCCTCAAAACTGCTGAGCTCTTTACCAGGATCGACTATCTGTCCGTCTTACTGTCCTGGGGAGCATACTGTGCATGCCCTGGCGGTGGCTTTGGATGTGTGATGGTACTCGGCTCATGTCAGGGCCATTCCTCTGGAGAGGCATGTCTTGACCTATCCACAGTGGCCGGATCACGTCCACTGTCGAAGTGAAAGGAAGGATAATATTTAAGAGTGacataggtaggtacctacctaccccacCGGTTCTCATCGGTGACATATTTAGAAAATCGGTGAATCTTTTCGCCGTATGAGGAAGGTCAAGTGTGTAAGTCAACCATCATTCAAGACCACATTTCCGCAATCACGGAAAGCGACAACTCAGCCCTGGGTTTTGGGACTGCTGGATCTGTCCGCAGCAGAGTGTTTGTTGTATGTGACGAAGGCTGCCTGAGGTGGTGGGCGTAGATGCCCTCATGATCTGGTCTGACGGGAGGCCTCCATCTACATGTCGTCAGCAAGTAAAATGTTCGAAATCAACGTATAGTCAAGATTTGATTGTCATGAGTAAACTTGGTGAGAAATCTCCGTTCTGCGCGCTACATGCCTAATGAGATCGTATCGTCGTGAAACCCAAGCCCATACCGGAATTCCCATGAGAACCTCTATCATATGAACTCCAAAATACAAAATGCGTTTCCTATGCTGTCTCACATCAAATCACACTGACCATTATCTGCCACGACCCTCAAGACTTTCGAATCGGGGACGTATTTCATGGCGTGTAGTGtcaacatctcctcctcgccagccaCTTGAATATGAAACGTGCCCACAAGGCTGAACCCCAGCCAGGTGTATAGGCTGTGGCCCATGGGACTGGCCATGACTGAAATATCTTTCAGGCGCTCTTGATgaaccatcttcatcccccATTTGCAGAGCGAGGAGGCATGACCACGTCGCTGAAACTCGGGCAACGTGGCAAGAATCTGGAGGTGAATCTGGTCGGGCCCGATCTTGCCAAAGAACATCTTGTAGGCTCGGATTTGACCCTTCCAGAACTCCTGAAAGTGCTTGTGGTTCGCGTCCCGGCGTGCCCTGCCCCCCTGCTTTTCCACCTCGGTGACAGCTGTTTGGTTCGGTGTATTAGTGTGACGCTTCTACGTATAGTTTATTGTTACCTCTGGTGGGAGATCGAACGGGGTTTTCGGTGGGAGAAGTGAGCAAAGAACATGATGAAAGACTTGCGATCCTGGGTTACATAGCCGGGCCCGTATCGCTTCTTGTTGCGATAAGAAACGTCCCAGACGCTGAACGAGACCACCCGTCTATCCTCGCAGCCTGTCTCCAGGCTGTCCTCCACTACCATGACCTGCCAGTCGTCGTAGGCCGGATCAAGAAAGTACTCGAATAGCAAGCGCGTGAATTTGTAGTGATCCTCAGGATACTCATGGCGATACGGAAACCGGTAATCCCATTGCGGATCTAGCGGCATAGTTCTGATGATGACATCTGTAAGAGCCTCGATGTCGGTCGGGAGGCCGGGTCTAGGCTTCATGGTGAGGCAGGGCACTGTCAATATTGACAAGGAATAGTGAGGCTAGGTGCGTTTGCAAGTTTGTTGGCGTAGTGCTGCACgctgggaaagaaagaaaacagatGAGCAAGGCGACCGACCGGTCCCGGAGCTATGAAAGGGCGAAGCTgtcttgaaaaaaaaaaaacaaaagcttGAATGTGTCACAGCCTTAAAGCTGCCTGCTACTGCGGTGCCTCAAGAGCCTCATCGGCCAGCACCGCTCTTCTGAGGAGCCTGGCTTATGCCACGATGAGGTGCGGTGTGCGTCGCGGCAGATTACCGTAAATTTCTGGTCATCATGTGAAACACTAGAGAACGCCGTGTTCGTGAAGAGCACCGGAAGGGTTGCTGTGTCTTCCTATTCCATCGTGAAGCAAACCCCTCTAGGTATtttgggctgggttgggggcgtTTTCGTCATGTCTGAGCCTCGTCCGTGCAGTGGAAATTCTGCTAGGTAGCCGCAGAGATGGGGAATTGAAAACCGGCTCGTACTACCTTACACAGCTAATTTGGGCATGGCACATTTCGCGTGGTCCCCCATCATGGTCCTGTGTAATCTGTATATGAGAGCCTGCCGTGTCACTTTTGGTGTCTCTTGCCAGATCTTGGCTAACAATTATATCCTCGGGAGCCTCCTTTTAGGCGCGCATCGTGTTGTGAAGCCTGCATAAAATTGACGATGGTCGAATCAGCTTCGCGGTAGCCCTGCAGCTAGGCCGAGAACAGAAATGAGGTGAGCCAGAAGAGCAATCCCACGTTACCAGGGGACCGGGCTGGATGATTGGGCGCGCCATTGCGGCCTCCAACGCCCATCCCCTTTTTTCCACCACGTCAAATGCCATCTGCCATCTCAAAGTGTCGCATCCCGCTACCCCGACACAGCATTTGCGGCAAACAACCCGCATCCTGGATTCCTGGATTATGACAAGCGTGCGATGCTGACGCGAATACGACTCGAGTCCTTTCCTTGTGCTTGTGTTCCTTGAGATTGATGAACATGGAGGATATGGTCACAGTCGTCGCTGTCGCCTCCGAGATGGACTCCCGTACCGGCAGCACAGATCTCGGCCCCGTGTTCCACTTCGGCGAAGCTGGCGATcactcccccttcttcgACCCCGCCTTCGGTTCCTTGATTTTCTTTGACACATTCCACGCGGCCTCCGACCGGCGAGACTACCCACTTGGCCCCGGACCAAGTGCTTATT from Podospora pseudoanserina strain CBS 124.78 chromosome 6, whole genome shotgun sequence carries:
- a CDS encoding hypothetical protein (EggNog:ENOG503P5DQ; COG:S) yields the protein MKPRPGLPTDIEALTDVIIRTMPLDPQWDYRFPYRHEYPEDHYKFTRLLFEYFLDPAYDDWQVMVVEDSLETGCEDRRVVSFSVWDVSYRNKKRYGPGYVTQDPVTEVEKQGGRARRDANHKHFQEFWKGQIRAYKMFFGKIGPDQIHLQILATLPEFQRRGHASSLCKWGMKMVHQERLKDISVMASPMGHSLYTWLGFSLVGTFHIQVAGEEEMLTLHAMKYVPDSKVLRVVADNGQCDLM